A single genomic interval of Chitinophaga sp. 180180018-3 harbors:
- a CDS encoding substrate-binding domain-containing protein — translation MKLHPIFKYLFIDDFSATPKYYQLANSIIKAIVDKKVQQDDILPSINEVSYAFEISRDTAEKAYKYLKSLGILGSVPGKGYYVQQVNLDRQFKILLLFNKLSEHKKIIYDSFADTLGEQASIDFYIYNSDFSLFKKLLSQNLNEYTHVVILPHFRERWEHVDEVINTIPKEKLVLLDKKLKGVTGEYGAVYENFQEDIYGALEQAKNKLQQYHTLKIIYPENTYYPEEIYEGFAQFCQNYAFNSKKVNEITEEDIRPGDVYINLRENDLVSLIERIISLDLKIGKDVGVISYNETPLKKYILNGITTISTDFRSMGEMAARLILDQSTAQIEVPFHVTMRASL, via the coding sequence ATGAAGCTACATCCGATATTTAAGTACCTTTTCATCGATGATTTCTCTGCCACGCCTAAGTATTACCAGCTGGCCAATTCCATTATCAAAGCCATTGTTGACAAGAAAGTACAGCAAGACGATATTCTGCCTTCTATCAACGAAGTAAGCTATGCGTTTGAAATATCGCGCGATACCGCAGAAAAAGCCTATAAATACCTGAAAAGCCTGGGCATACTGGGCTCTGTACCGGGTAAAGGTTATTATGTACAGCAAGTGAACCTCGACCGTCAGTTTAAGATCCTGCTACTGTTCAACAAATTGAGCGAGCATAAAAAGATCATCTATGATTCTTTTGCCGATACGCTGGGAGAACAGGCCAGCATCGATTTCTATATATACAACAGTGATTTCAGTTTGTTCAAAAAACTGTTGTCCCAGAATCTTAATGAATACACACATGTGGTGATCCTGCCGCATTTCAGGGAGCGCTGGGAACATGTGGATGAAGTCATTAATACCATTCCGAAAGAAAAACTGGTATTGCTGGATAAGAAGCTGAAAGGAGTTACGGGAGAATATGGCGCAGTGTATGAGAACTTCCAGGAGGATATTTACGGCGCACTCGAGCAGGCCAAAAACAAACTGCAGCAATATCACACTCTGAAAATCATCTATCCCGAAAATACCTACTATCCTGAAGAAATCTATGAAGGCTTTGCCCAGTTCTGCCAGAACTATGCCTTCAACAGTAAAAAAGTGAATGAGATTACGGAAGAAGACATACGCCCCGGAGATGTATACATCAATCTGCGCGAAAACGACCTCGTGTCGCTGATAGAAAGGATCATATCGCTGGATTTGAAGATAGGTAAAGATGTAGGGGTTATTTCGTACAATGAAACCCCGCTCAAGAAGTACATCCTGAACGGTATTACCACTATTTCTACCGACTTCCGGTCGATGGGAGAAATGGCGGCGCGCCTGATACTGGACCAGTCTACCGCACAGATCGAAGTCCCTTTTCATGTGACCATGCGGGCATCTTTGTAA
- a CDS encoding RagB/SusD family nutrient uptake outer membrane protein, whose product MKKIFSSIIFAGLTLSSCNHMLDVKPNSFSSGNNYYNTEAQILRAVNGCYGVLKNLYTSDYWAMSEMRADNTNYQYDESDRGAQQREEIDEFLITTTNNYVNAVWSQLYRNIQQSNVIVSRIDGVKFSNDATKKQYLGEAKFLRALYYFHLVRLFGGVPLIVKEVTGPEEAITPKKATPEEVYAQIIADASEAAANLPATYAASETGRATKGAALTLLGDVYMTMKDFPKAVSTLQQVVGLNYALVGNYADNFDPAKKNNSESVFAVQFDAGLEGQFSNYIFVFGPRNGKKDLTGFNGNLGGCNIPTPSIVNAYEANDKRKDASIAMYDSPTNAAFQESVAFGGKMPFIRKFYHPPYALDGRANENWPVYRYSQVLLMLAEAINETGNGDPLQYINPVRQRAGLSPLGALSQAAFRDTVFHEQRVELAFEDQRWYQLLRTGKAVSVMTAHGIEEKKRLSRLSAASYNIQPYMLLYPIPEREVRLNKFGQNPGW is encoded by the coding sequence ATGAAAAAAATCTTTTCTTCTATCATATTCGCGGGATTGACACTGAGCAGCTGCAACCATATGCTTGATGTAAAACCCAATTCGTTCTCCAGCGGTAACAACTATTATAACACGGAAGCTCAGATACTGCGGGCGGTAAATGGCTGCTATGGCGTGTTAAAGAATCTTTATACAAGCGACTACTGGGCCATGTCCGAAATGCGGGCAGACAACACCAATTACCAGTACGATGAAAGTGACCGTGGTGCACAGCAACGCGAAGAAATCGATGAATTCCTGATCACTACTACCAACAACTACGTTAATGCTGTATGGAGTCAGCTGTACAGAAACATACAGCAGTCGAATGTAATTGTAAGTCGTATTGACGGTGTAAAATTCTCCAATGACGCAACTAAAAAACAATACCTCGGTGAAGCCAAATTCCTCCGTGCGCTCTATTATTTTCATCTCGTTCGCCTTTTCGGTGGTGTGCCACTGATCGTGAAAGAAGTGACAGGCCCGGAGGAGGCTATCACCCCCAAGAAAGCTACTCCGGAAGAAGTATATGCGCAGATCATTGCAGATGCTTCTGAAGCGGCAGCTAATCTGCCGGCCACCTACGCTGCATCGGAAACAGGCAGGGCTACCAAAGGCGCCGCCCTCACGCTGCTCGGTGATGTATACATGACTATGAAAGATTTCCCGAAAGCAGTCAGCACATTGCAACAGGTTGTCGGGCTTAACTATGCCCTGGTAGGGAACTATGCCGATAACTTCGATCCGGCAAAGAAAAATAATTCAGAATCTGTTTTCGCTGTACAATTCGACGCCGGGCTGGAAGGACAATTCAGCAATTATATTTTCGTATTCGGACCAAGAAACGGGAAGAAAGATCTGACAGGTTTCAATGGCAACCTCGGTGGATGTAATATTCCTACACCCAGCATTGTAAATGCCTACGAAGCAAACGACAAAAGAAAAGATGCATCCATCGCTATGTACGACAGCCCCACCAATGCAGCTTTCCAGGAATCAGTAGCATTCGGTGGCAAGATGCCATTCATCAGGAAATTTTATCACCCGCCATACGCGCTGGACGGACGCGCCAACGAAAACTGGCCGGTGTACCGCTATTCACAGGTACTATTAATGCTAGCTGAAGCGATCAATGAAACCGGCAATGGAGACCCGCTGCAGTATATCAATCCTGTGCGCCAACGTGCCGGTCTTTCTCCACTGGGCGCCTTAAGCCAGGCAGCATTCAGAGATACAGTTTTTCATGAACAACGGGTAGAACTGGCCTTCGAAGATCAACGCTGGTATCAGCTGTTGCGTACCGGAAAAGCCGTATCCGTAATGACAGCACATGGCATTGAAGAAAAGAAAAGGCTATCAAGACTAAGTGCTGCGTCTTATAACATACAACCATATATGCTGCTGTATCCTATTCCTGAAAGGGAAGTACGGTTGAATAAATTTGGTCAGAATCCCGGTTGGTAA
- a CDS encoding ABC transporter permease — MISSYIKTASRNLLRNIGYSILNISGLTISIAACLLIFLIVKNELNYDSWHKKADRIYRVTMNGLDFNPSVSMAVTEALKNDFPELENVSQYWYQTNGLITIGDTRYNEGGYAYADEYFPRVFDHRWLAGDPRTALSEPDEVVLTESIARKYFGSKDPLGEMINLNNQLNLKVTGVVADPPQNSSQPFIFLVSFATVKKDILAHVQFFSINGGHTYIVLPEHYNPARLTARLPDFISRNWGADVAKETKLLLQPLKEIHFDQRYLGNPVHTTTSRETYWGLSAIALLIIITASINFINMATAQAIRRAKEVGVRKVLGAYKGQLIGQFLIETTVLVVIAVMLGTLLAATTLPLINTWMGMKISAAQFWQPAIMGLLGGITVVVILLAGLYPAFVQSAFQPALSLKANTGIKIKGLGIRKILVSSQFGISQVLIACTLIVGYQMDFLQNKDLGFDKNAVLSFNIPNDNKRELLREQLSLLPGVRQVSIANGAPVGPSGFAAFNCPEAGLVKNDVTEIKAVDEHYMDMFSLRLLAGEPIRKRGANDTLRRVVVNEIMLHKLGIRDPDQAPGKRFYINNAPVTIMGVVKDYQSESRHKKRRPCVLEYDPNHFGMAAVRLAATDMPNTIARIDKLWSGMFPDYRFEYEFLDDRIAGMYKQEQKVYTAFKLFSSLAILIGCLGLYGLVAFAAAQRTREIGIRKILGAGLPQIVSLFAREFILLIFIAFCIAGPLAWYTMHRWLGHFAYQTSIGGGTFLIAIGISLLIAGITISYQAVKAGLADPVRSLRN, encoded by the coding sequence ATGATCAGTAGCTATATCAAAACCGCCTCCAGAAACCTTTTACGGAACATTGGTTATTCTATCCTCAATATATCCGGCCTGACTATCAGCATTGCCGCCTGCCTGCTGATATTCCTCATTGTGAAAAATGAACTGAACTACGATAGCTGGCATAAAAAAGCCGACCGTATTTACCGGGTTACTATGAACGGGCTGGATTTTAATCCCAGTGTTTCGATGGCGGTAACGGAAGCGTTGAAGAATGATTTTCCTGAGCTGGAAAACGTATCACAGTACTGGTACCAGACCAACGGGCTGATAACTATCGGCGATACCAGGTACAATGAAGGGGGATATGCTTATGCAGATGAATACTTTCCCCGGGTCTTTGATCACCGGTGGCTGGCCGGGGATCCCCGTACGGCGCTGAGTGAGCCAGACGAAGTGGTACTCACGGAAAGTATTGCCAGAAAGTACTTCGGCTCTAAAGACCCACTCGGGGAAATGATCAACCTCAACAATCAGTTGAACCTGAAAGTAACCGGCGTGGTGGCCGATCCGCCACAGAACAGCAGCCAGCCTTTTATCTTCCTGGTTTCCTTTGCTACTGTAAAGAAAGATATACTGGCACATGTACAGTTCTTTAGCATCAATGGGGGTCATACCTATATTGTGCTTCCGGAACATTACAATCCGGCGCGACTGACAGCCCGCCTGCCTGATTTCATTTCCCGTAACTGGGGGGCCGATGTGGCCAAAGAAACCAAACTGCTGCTACAGCCTTTAAAAGAGATACACTTTGATCAGCGCTATCTCGGTAATCCTGTTCATACTACTACCAGTCGTGAAACATACTGGGGGCTTTCTGCGATTGCGCTCCTGATCATCATCACTGCCAGTATCAATTTCATCAATATGGCCACGGCGCAGGCTATACGCCGGGCCAAAGAAGTGGGCGTACGCAAGGTACTGGGTGCTTACAAAGGGCAGCTGATCGGGCAGTTTCTCATCGAAACCACGGTATTGGTAGTAATAGCAGTAATGCTGGGTACATTGCTGGCCGCCACTACCCTGCCGCTGATCAACACCTGGATGGGTATGAAGATCAGCGCTGCGCAATTCTGGCAACCGGCTATAATGGGCTTACTGGGAGGCATTACCGTTGTTGTTATATTGCTGGCGGGGTTGTATCCTGCTTTTGTTCAATCTGCTTTCCAGCCCGCCCTTTCTTTAAAAGCCAATACAGGAATAAAGATCAAAGGACTGGGTATCCGCAAGATACTGGTATCATCGCAGTTTGGTATTTCGCAGGTGCTGATCGCCTGTACCCTGATTGTTGGCTACCAGATGGATTTCCTGCAGAACAAAGACCTGGGCTTTGATAAAAATGCCGTGCTTTCCTTCAACATACCCAATGATAATAAAAGAGAGCTGCTGCGGGAGCAGTTATCGTTACTCCCGGGCGTACGCCAGGTGAGCATCGCTAATGGCGCTCCTGTAGGCCCAAGTGGCTTTGCAGCATTCAATTGCCCGGAGGCAGGTCTTGTAAAAAATGATGTAACAGAAATAAAAGCAGTAGATGAGCATTATATGGACATGTTCTCACTCAGGTTGCTGGCCGGAGAGCCTATCCGGAAACGTGGTGCCAACGACACATTACGGCGTGTAGTCGTGAACGAAATTATGCTGCACAAGCTGGGTATCCGGGATCCTGACCAGGCGCCGGGAAAGCGTTTCTACATCAACAATGCCCCGGTAACCATTATGGGCGTGGTAAAAGATTATCAGAGTGAATCCAGGCATAAGAAAAGAAGACCCTGTGTATTGGAATATGACCCGAATCACTTTGGCATGGCGGCGGTGAGGCTGGCTGCCACCGATATGCCTAACACCATTGCCCGTATAGATAAGCTGTGGTCTGGTATGTTCCCGGATTACCGGTTTGAGTATGAATTCCTGGACGATCGCATCGCCGGCATGTATAAGCAGGAGCAGAAAGTATATACGGCGTTTAAATTGTTTTCTTCGCTCGCCATCCTGATTGGTTGTCTGGGACTATATGGCCTTGTTGCATTTGCTGCTGCACAGCGAACCCGGGAAATTGGTATCCGCAAGATACTTGGTGCAGGACTTCCCCAGATTGTAAGTTTGTTCGCCCGGGAATTCATCCTGTTGATCTTTATTGCTTTTTGCATAGCGGGCCCGCTGGCCTGGTATACCATGCATCGATGGCTCGGTCATTTTGCTTATCAAACCAGCATTGGTGGTGGTACTTTCCTGATTGCCATCGGCATATCACTGCTGATAGCAGGGATTACTATCAGCTATCAGGCGGTTAAAGCTGGTCTTGCCGATCCGGTGAGGAGCTTGAGGAATTAG
- a CDS encoding SGNH/GDSL hydrolase family protein has translation MNYSMLRFTLLVMLSLAGTTTFAQTNDTDEAAKQKKQQEELMKQDWACLKCFQEANTQVAPPKAGEQRVVFMGNSITIGWGNLNPEFFEGKPYINRGISGQTTPQMLIRFRPDVINLKPKVVVMLAGTNDIAGNTGYTSVETIFGNLVSMAELAKANGIRVVISSVLPVYDYPWRKGLQPIEKIADLNQRLKKYAVASGCVYLDYYTAMVDERKGLKADFTYDGVHPNKAGYLVMGPLAEKAIAAALKKK, from the coding sequence ATGAACTACTCAATGCTCCGATTTACATTACTGGTGATGCTTTCCCTCGCAGGAACAACAACCTTCGCGCAAACGAATGATACCGATGAAGCAGCTAAGCAAAAGAAGCAACAGGAAGAACTGATGAAACAGGACTGGGCCTGTTTGAAATGTTTCCAGGAGGCAAATACACAGGTGGCACCTCCCAAGGCTGGTGAACAGCGCGTTGTGTTCATGGGTAATTCGATTACGATAGGATGGGGGAATCTTAATCCGGAATTTTTTGAAGGTAAGCCTTATATTAATCGTGGTATCAGCGGGCAAACTACACCGCAGATGCTGATCCGTTTCCGCCCGGATGTAATCAATCTCAAACCTAAGGTAGTAGTGATGCTGGCAGGTACTAATGATATTGCCGGTAACACCGGATATACATCAGTGGAAACTATTTTCGGCAATCTGGTTTCCATGGCGGAACTGGCTAAAGCCAACGGTATCAGGGTGGTAATCAGCTCTGTATTGCCGGTATATGATTACCCCTGGAGAAAAGGACTGCAGCCGATAGAGAAAATAGCTGACCTTAATCAGCGGCTCAAAAAATATGCTGTTGCCAGCGGTTGCGTATATCTCGATTATTATACCGCTATGGTGGATGAACGGAAAGGCCTTAAAGCTGATTTTACTTACGATGGCGTACATCCTAACAAGGCAGGTTACCTGGTAATGGGGCCATTGGCGGAGAAAGCCATTGCAGCTGCTTTGAAGAAGAAGTAA
- a CDS encoding TonB-dependent receptor: MIKVFHLYHKARTCIVTYGFTLALLLLSKSTVAQKANISGQVTDAATGGGLLSVTVGVKGSSTGTFSDANGRYTISAAPSDSLVFSMIGYLTRTVHVGSRNKISITLESSNKQLNQVVVVGYGTQQKKDVTGSVGLVTMKNIKDMPIAGPDQALAGQIAGIQVSTSNGIPGGGPQVQVRGIGAVGAGSQPLYVVDGFPLGSTSDQVNDPMNAINPQDIESMAVLKDASATAIYGSRGANGVVLITTKRGSSGIPKIQLSANYGIQSIPQKGRPNLMNGQEFAQFRKEAIEDNIRFTQHREPTLDDIPEIYRYPEKIGKGTNWFDAVTRVAPMQDINLSLSGGTEKLRTYISAGYFNQDGVMINTGYQRFSVRANVDATLTDRFKVGFNIAPSYTLRKGGFLGEGRGENFGIASPIEPIYKPDGSYNAYIQSPGTFGLPNPVMVMKETTNKSKSSRILFNVYGEWEIIKNLKFKSTFNVDYQQGSNEYFRPSTLANVNAAPPSIPSGSYNSGEYLNWLNENTLTYQYNTSNGHSFTGLLGYTVQSQRENYASFNGANYPDDDIKTLNAAATITGGTDITDWALLSYLARINYGYKDKYLVTATVRSDGSSRFGPKNRWGTFPSVALGWRISQEEFMKNSALISDLKLRVSYGFTGNFNIGNYSYMSNIGTSNYVFNGSLVGGRVMNTLGNPVLGWEKMRELNIGLDLGLWKDRVYLTADLYKRNTQDLLLNVEIPQSSGFGNVTENRGDMENRGLEIGISSRNIETKQFSWTTSFNIAFNRNKVLKLGTDNAPIYSGNSSEGNPTNITMVGKPLAMLFGYVFDGIYQNQAEVDKGPAFPGAIPGNIRYKDINGNGVINPVEDFAIIGNPYPKFNWGMTNTLTYKNLDLRVLVVGSMGADRIHATNDYNGNIDGVFNVRKDVAYRWRSESNPGNGKVPTTNGSGRGRVMYRDVSSLTVQKNDYAWVKNITLGYTFPSKSKGFLQSARVYASIQNAILFTKYDGNPEVTNYIGKGGSGALVPGVDYSNYPVPRIFSLGTNLTF, translated from the coding sequence ATGATTAAAGTTTTCCATCTTTATCATAAGGCACGTACCTGTATTGTAACGTACGGATTTACACTAGCACTTTTATTATTGTCGAAGAGTACTGTAGCACAAAAGGCCAACATTAGCGGACAGGTAACCGATGCCGCAACCGGCGGTGGACTTCTCAGTGTAACCGTTGGCGTTAAAGGGAGCAGCACAGGTACATTTTCCGATGCCAATGGCCGCTACACTATTTCAGCAGCGCCATCCGATTCACTGGTATTCAGTATGATCGGCTATCTTACGCGCACTGTTCATGTAGGCAGCCGGAACAAAATCAGTATTACACTGGAATCCAGCAACAAACAGCTGAACCAGGTAGTAGTGGTGGGTTATGGTACCCAGCAAAAGAAAGATGTAACCGGTTCCGTAGGACTGGTTACGATGAAGAACATCAAGGATATGCCTATTGCAGGTCCGGACCAGGCCTTAGCCGGTCAGATTGCGGGTATACAGGTAAGCACTTCCAACGGTATCCCCGGTGGCGGACCACAGGTACAGGTGCGCGGCATCGGTGCTGTGGGCGCCGGTAGTCAGCCATTATATGTGGTGGACGGGTTTCCGCTGGGTTCCACCTCCGACCAGGTGAACGACCCGATGAACGCGATTAATCCGCAGGACATTGAATCAATGGCAGTACTGAAAGACGCGTCTGCAACTGCCATCTACGGTTCCAGAGGCGCTAATGGCGTAGTGTTGATCACTACCAAAAGAGGTAGTTCCGGTATACCGAAAATACAATTGTCTGCCAACTACGGTATTCAGTCCATTCCACAGAAAGGCCGCCCGAACCTTATGAACGGACAGGAGTTTGCTCAGTTCAGAAAAGAGGCCATAGAAGATAATATCCGCTTTACACAGCATCGCGAGCCAACACTCGATGATATTCCCGAGATATACCGTTATCCTGAAAAAATAGGAAAAGGTACCAACTGGTTCGATGCCGTTACAAGAGTAGCACCCATGCAGGATATCAACCTTTCGCTGAGCGGAGGTACCGAAAAACTGCGCACTTATATTTCCGCAGGATATTTCAACCAGGACGGTGTAATGATCAACACCGGCTATCAGCGCTTCAGCGTTAGAGCCAATGTAGACGCTACCCTGACCGATCGCTTCAAGGTAGGTTTCAACATCGCTCCCTCCTACACCCTTCGTAAAGGTGGTTTTCTTGGAGAAGGAAGAGGGGAAAATTTTGGTATTGCCAGCCCTATAGAACCTATCTATAAGCCAGACGGTTCCTATAACGCTTACATACAAAGCCCTGGAACATTCGGTTTGCCTAACCCGGTGATGGTGATGAAAGAAACCACCAACAAGAGCAAAAGCAGCCGTATCCTCTTCAATGTGTACGGTGAATGGGAAATTATCAAAAACCTGAAATTCAAGTCTACCTTTAACGTAGATTATCAACAAGGCAGCAATGAGTATTTCCGGCCCTCTACGCTGGCTAACGTAAACGCTGCGCCACCAAGCATTCCGTCGGGCAGCTACAACTCAGGAGAGTACCTGAACTGGCTGAATGAAAATACTTTGACGTATCAGTACAACACCAGCAACGGACATTCCTTCACTGGTCTGCTCGGTTACACCGTGCAATCACAACGCGAAAACTACGCTTCGTTCAATGGCGCGAACTACCCTGATGATGATATCAAAACACTCAATGCTGCTGCTACCATTACCGGTGGTACAGATATTACCGACTGGGCGCTGTTGTCGTATCTGGCCAGGATCAACTATGGTTATAAAGACAAATACCTCGTTACCGCTACAGTGAGAAGTGATGGTTCATCCAGGTTTGGTCCCAAGAACCGGTGGGGAACCTTCCCTTCTGTTGCTTTGGGCTGGAGGATTTCACAGGAAGAATTCATGAAAAATTCTGCGCTGATAAGCGATCTTAAACTGAGGGTATCTTATGGTTTCACCGGTAACTTCAACATTGGTAACTATTCGTATATGAGCAATATCGGAACCAGCAATTATGTGTTCAATGGAAGCCTTGTTGGAGGCCGTGTGATGAACACCCTCGGTAACCCGGTACTGGGATGGGAAAAAATGCGCGAGTTGAATATTGGTCTTGACCTGGGATTATGGAAAGACAGGGTTTACCTCACTGCCGATCTCTATAAACGTAATACGCAGGATTTGTTGCTGAATGTAGAGATCCCGCAGTCCAGCGGCTTCGGCAACGTTACTGAAAACCGCGGTGATATGGAAAACAGGGGACTTGAAATCGGTATATCCTCCCGTAACATAGAAACTAAACAGTTTAGCTGGACCACCAGTTTCAACATCGCCTTCAACCGCAATAAAGTGTTGAAACTGGGTACTGACAATGCACCTATCTACTCCGGTAACAGTAGCGAGGGTAACCCCACCAATATCACTATGGTAGGCAAGCCGCTGGCCATGCTGTTCGGGTATGTATTCGACGGGATCTATCAGAACCAGGCAGAAGTGGATAAGGGCCCTGCATTCCCCGGTGCTATCCCCGGTAATATCCGCTACAAGGATATCAACGGAAATGGTGTAATCAACCCGGTGGAAGACTTTGCCATCATCGGCAATCCTTATCCGAAATTCAACTGGGGCATGACCAACACCCTCACTTATAAGAACCTGGATCTGCGCGTGCTGGTAGTGGGTTCTATGGGAGCCGACAGGATACATGCTACCAACGACTATAACGGAAATATAGATGGTGTATTCAACGTACGTAAAGATGTAGCCTACAGGTGGAGGTCTGAATCTAATCCGGGTAACGGAAAGGTGCCTACCACTAATGGTTCCGGACGAGGTAGAGTAATGTACAGAGATGTAAGCTCACTGACTGTTCAGAAAAACGATTACGCCTGGGTAAAGAATATCACATTGGGTTATACTTTCCCAAGCAAGAGTAAAGGATTCCTGCAAAGCGCCAGGGTATACGCCAGCATTCAGAACGCTATCCTGTTCACTAAATATGATGGCAACCCTGAAGTGACTAACTACATTGGCAAAGGCGGTAGTGGCGCACTGGTTCCGGGAGTTGATTATTCTAACTACCCTGTACCGAGAATCTTCTCACTGGGCACCAATCTTACATTTTAA